A single window of Rana temporaria chromosome 1, aRanTem1.1, whole genome shotgun sequence DNA harbors:
- the LINGO2 gene encoding leucine-rich repeat and immunoglobulin-like domain-containing nogo receptor-interacting protein 2: MGGVMLHTATSCWHLILCVTMVLVYVGTTLGCPARCECSAQNKSVSCYRRRLISIPEGIPIETKILDLSKNKLKSVSPEDFLTYPLLEEIDLSDNIISNVEPGAFNNLFNLRSLSLKGNRLKLVDLGVFTGLSNLTKLDISENKIVILLDYMFQGLHNLKSLEVGDNQLVFISHRAFSGLLSLEQLTLEKCNLTAVPTDALSHLHNLYSLHLKYLNINALPEIAFKRLFRLKILDISYWPLLDIIPANSFYGLNLTYLSITYTNISIIPYHALKHLVYLTHLNLSFNPIGSIEAGALGDLVRLQELHLVGAQIRIIEPHAFQGLRFLRLLNVSQNQLETLEENVFLSPKALEILCIDNNPLMCDCRLIWMLQRHPMLNFGGQQPTCASPDNIKEKSFKEFHSTVLSLYFICKKPKIKERDIQQLHVDEGQRVQMNCNADGDPQPMIAWVTPRRRMVSAKSHGRATVLVNGTLEIRYAQIQDTGTYVCVASNAAGNDTFSASLTVKGFVPDRSYTNMTPMFITELNETNTNGTNSNMTFSLDLKTILVSTAMGCFTFLGVVLFCFLLLFVWSRGKGKHKTSIDLEYVPRKNNGAVVEADVTGTVPRRFNMKMI; the protein is encoded by the coding sequence ATGGGAGGAGTCATGCTTCACACGGCTACATCTTGCTGGCATTTAATCCTGTGTGTGACCATGGTTTTGGTCTATGTTGGGACCACTCTAGGCTGTCCGGCCCGCTGTGAATGCTCAGCGCAAAACAAGTCTGTCAGCTGTTATCGGAGGCGACTCATCTCTATACCAGAGGGCATCCCAATAGAGACTAAGATTTTGGATTTAAGTAAGAACAAACTGAAAAGTGTGAGCCCAGAGGATTTTTTGACTTATCCTTTGCTGGAGGAGATAGACCTTAGTGACAATATTATCTCAAATGTGGAGCCTGGAGCTTTTAATAATCTTTTTAACTTACGTTCTTTGAGCTTAAAAGGGAATCGTTTAAAACTGGTGGACCTGGGTGTCTTTACAGGTTTGTCAAACTTGACTAAGCTTGATATAAGTGAAAACAAAATAGTTATCCTATTAGACTATATGTTTCAGGGTCTTCATAATTTAAAGTCCCTTGAAGTTGGAGATAATCAGCTAGTTTTTATATCACATAGAGCTTTTAGTGGACTGCTTAGTCTGGAGCAGCTCACCTTGGAGAAATGCAACTTAACAGCCGTACCTACTGATGCCCTTTCACATCTACACAACCTCTATAGTCTCCATTTAAAATATCTCAACATTAACGCGTTGCCTGAAATTGCCTTCAAGAGATTGTTTCGGCTGAAAATTTTGGATATCAGTTATTGGCCTCTCCTGGATATCATACCTGCAAACAGTTTTTATGGTCTGAACCTGACATATCTCTCAATTACCTACACCAATATCTCAATAATTCCTTATCATGCTTTAAAACACTTGGTATACTTAACTCACCTAAATCTTTCCTTTAACCCCATTGGCAGTATTGAAGCAGGAGCACTGGGAGACTTGGTTCGCCTTCAGGAACTACACTTAGTTGGAGCCCAGATACGCATTATTGAACCCCATGCCTTTCAAGGTCTCAGGTTCCTGCGCTTACTTAATGTGTCTCAGAACCAGCTGGAAACATTAGAAGAGAATGTTTTCCTCTCTCCAAAGGCTCTGGAAATACTTTGTATTGATAATAACCCACTAATGTGTGACTGTCGCCTCATTTGGATGCTGCAGAGGCATCCCATGTTGAACTTTGGAGGTCAACAGCCAACATGTGCAAGCCCAGACAATATTAAAGAGAAATCATTTAAGGAATTCCACAGCACTGTATTATCTCTATACTTTATATGTAAAAAACCTAAAATCAAGGAAAGAGACATTCAACAGTTGCATGTAGATGAAGGGCAGAGGGTACAGATGAATTGCAATGCTGATGGAGATCCTCAGCCAATGATTGCCTGGGTTACCCCCCGaagaaggatggtttcagcaaaATCCCATGGAAGAGCCACTGTATTGGTCAATGGCACTCTGGAAATAAGGTATGCCCAGATTCAAGACACTGGAACCTATGTTTGTGTTGCTAGTAATGCTGCTGGAAATGATACCTTCTCGGCTTCCCTTACTGTGAAAGGATTTGTTCCCGACCGTTCCTACACCAATATGACTCCCATGTTCATTACGGAATTAAATGAAACCAACACTAATGGCACCAATTCTAACATGACATTTTCTTTGGACCTTAAGACAATACTGGTGTCCACCGCTATGGGTTGCTTTACATTCCTTGGTGTGGTTTTATTTTGCTTCTTGTTGCTTTTTGTTTGGAGCCGAGGGAAAGGAAAGCACAAAACTAGCATTGATCTGGAATATGTCCCTCGTAAAAACAATGGTGCTGTAGTGGAAGCAGACGTCACAGGCACTGTACCCAGGAGATTTAACATGAAAATGATCTAG